In a single window of the Hippocampus zosterae strain Florida chromosome 6, ASM2543408v3, whole genome shotgun sequence genome:
- the LOC127601945 gene encoding cell surface glycoprotein 1-like isoform X6: MLQTPSDGILTEPSGDQEGSERSTSSLQQTSSDRYLTEPSGNQEWSERSTSSLQQTPSDLTEPSGDHEWSERSTSFLQQTPSDLTEPSGDHEWSERSTSFLQQTPSDLTEPSGDHEWNDRYTSSLQQTPSVPILMKPFEDQERSGRSTSSLQQTPSDLTEPSGDHEWNDRYTSSLQQTSSDRYLTEPSGNQEWSERSTSSLQQTPSDLTEPSGDHEWSERSTSFLQQTPSDLTEPSGDHEWNDRYTSSLQQTPSVPILMKPFEDQERSGRSTSSLQQTPSDLTEPSGDHEWNER; this comes from the exons atgttgcagacaccaagtgacgggatcttgactgaaccttctggagaccaagaagggagtgagagatccacttcatccttacaacag acatcaagtgacaggtacctgactgaaccctctggaaaccaagaatggagtgagagatccacttcatccttacaacag acaccaagtgacctgactgaaccctctggagaccatgaatggagtgagagatccacttcattcttacaacag acaccaagtgacctgactgaaccctctggagaccatgaatggagtgagagatccacttcattcttacaacag acaccaagtgacctgactgaaccctctggagaccatgaatggaatgatagatacacttcatccttacaacag acaccaagtgttccgatcctgatgaaaccttttgaagatcaagaaaggagtggaagatccacttcttccttacaacag acaccaagtgacctgactgaaccctctggagaccatgaatggaatgatagatacacttcatccttacaacag acatcaagtgacaggtacctgactgaaccctctggaaaccaagaatggagtgagagatccacttcatccttacaacag acaccaagtgacctgactgaaccctctggagaccatgaatggagtgagagatccacttcattcttacaacag acaccaagtgacctgactgaaccctctggagaccatgaatggaatgatagatacacttcatccttacaacag acaccaagtgttccgatcctgatgaaaccttttgaagatcaagaaaggagtggaagatccacttcttccttacaacag acaccaagtgacctgactgaaccctctggagaccatgaatggaatgagagataa
- the LOC127601945 gene encoding cell surface glycoprotein 1-like isoform X12, translating to MLQTPSDGILTEPSGDQEGSERSTSSLQQTSSDRYLTEPSGNQEWSERSTSSLQQTPSDLTEPSGDHEWSERSTSFLQQTPSDLTEPSGDHEWNDRYTSSLQQTPSVPILMKPFEDQERSGRSTSSLQQTPSDLTEPSGDHEWNDRYTSSLQQTSSDRYLTEPSGNQEWSERSTSSLQQTPSDLTEPSGDHEWSERSTSFLQQTPSDLTEPSGDHEWNDRYTSSLQQTPSVPILMKPFEDQERSGRSTSSLQQTPSDLTEPSGDHEWNER from the exons atgttgcagacaccaagtgacgggatcttgactgaaccttctggagaccaagaagggagtgagagatccacttcatccttacaacag acatcaagtgacaggtacctgactgaaccctctggaaaccaagaatggagtgagagatccacttcatccttacaacag acaccaagtgacctgactgaaccctctggagaccatgaatggagtgagagatccacttcattcttacaacag acaccaagtgacctgactgaaccctctggagaccatgaatggaatgatagatacacttcatccttacaacag acaccaagtgttccgatcctgatgaaaccttttgaagatcaagaaaggagtggaagatccacttcttccttacaacag acaccaagtgacctgactgaaccctctggagaccatgaatggaatgatagatacacttcatccttacaacag acatcaagtgacaggtacctgactgaaccctctggaaaccaagaatggagtgagagatccacttcatccttacaacag acaccaagtgacctgactgaaccctctggagaccatgaatggagtgagagatccacttcattcttacaacag acaccaagtgacctgactgaaccctctggagaccatgaatggaatgatagatacacttcatccttacaacag acaccaagtgttccgatcctgatgaaaccttttgaagatcaagaaaggagtggaagatccacttcttccttacaacag acaccaagtgacctgactgaaccctctggagaccatgaatggaatgagagataa
- the LOC127601945 gene encoding cell surface glycoprotein 1-like isoform X10 codes for MLQTPSDGILTEPSGDQEGSERSTSSLQQTPSDLTEPSGDHEWNDRYTSSLQQTPSDLTEPSGDHEWSERSTSFLQQTPSDLTEPSGDHEWSERSTSFLQQTPSDLTEPSGDHEWNDRYTSSLQQTPSVPILMKPFEDQERSGRSTSSLQQTPSDLTEPSGDHEWNDRYTSSLQQTSSDRYLTEPSGNQEWSERSTSSLQQTPSDLTEPSGDHEWSERSTSFLQQTPSDLTEPSGDHEWNDRYTSSLQQTPSVPILMKPFEDQERSGRSTSSLQQTPSDLTEPSGDHEWNER; via the exons atgttgcagacaccaagtgacgggatcttgactgaaccttctggagaccaagaagggagtgagagatccacttcatccttacaacag acaccaagtgacctgactgaaccctctggagaccatgaatggaatgatagatacacttcatccttacaacag acaccaagtgacctgactgaaccctctggagaccatgaatggagtgagagatccacttcattcttacaacag acaccaagtgacctgactgaaccctctggagaccatgaatggagtgagagatccacttcattcttacaacag acaccaagtgacctgactgaaccctctggagaccatgaatggaatgatagatacacttcatccttacaacag acaccaagtgttccgatcctgatgaaaccttttgaagatcaagaaaggagtggaagatccacttcttccttacaacag acaccaagtgacctgactgaaccctctggagaccatgaatggaatgatagatacacttcatccttacaacag acatcaagtgacaggtacctgactgaaccctctggaaaccaagaatggagtgagagatccacttcatccttacaacag acaccaagtgacctgactgaaccctctggagaccatgaatggagtgagagatccacttcattcttacaacag acaccaagtgacctgactgaaccctctggagaccatgaatggaatgatagatacacttcatccttacaacag acaccaagtgttccgatcctgatgaaaccttttgaagatcaagaaaggagtggaagatccacttcttccttacaacag acaccaagtgacctgactgaaccctctggagaccatgaatggaatgagagataa
- the LOC127601945 gene encoding cell surface glycoprotein 1-like isoform X15 produces the protein MLQTPSDGILTEPSGDQEGSERSTSSLQQTPSDLTEPSGDHEWNDRYTSSLQQTSSDRYLTEPSGNQEWSERSTSSLQQTPSDLTEPSGDHEWSERSTSFLQQTPSDLTEPSGDHEWNDRYTSSLQQTPSDLTEPSGDHEWNDRYTSSLQQTSSDRYLTEPSGNQEWSERSTSSLQQTPSDLTEPSGDHEWSERSTSFLQQTPSDLTEPSGDHEWNDRYTSSLQQTPSVPILMKPFEDQERSGRSTSSLQQTPSDLTEPSGDHEWNER, from the exons atgttgcagacaccaagtgacgggatcttgactgaaccttctggagaccaagaagggagtgagagatccacttcatccttacaacag acaccaagtgacctgactgaaccctctggagaccatgaatggaatgatagatacacttcatccttacaacag acatcaagtgacaggtacctgactgaaccctctggaaaccaagaatggagtgagagatccacttcatccttacaacag acaccaagtgacctgactgaaccctctggagaccatgaatggagtgagagatccacttcattcttacaacag acaccaagtgacctgactgaaccctctggagaccatgaatggaatgatagatacacttcatccttacaacag acaccaagtgacctgactgaaccctctggagaccatgaatggaatgatagatacacttcatccttacaacag acatcaagtgacaggtacctgactgaaccctctggaaaccaagaatggagtgagagatccacttcatccttacaacag acaccaagtgacctgactgaaccctctggagaccatgaatggagtgagagatccacttcattcttacaacag acaccaagtgacctgactgaaccctctggagaccatgaatggaatgatagatacacttcatccttacaacag acaccaagtgttccgatcctgatgaaaccttttgaagatcaagaaaggagtggaagatccacttcttccttacaacag acaccaagtgacctgactgaaccctctggagaccatgaatggaatgagagataa